From the Maioricimonas rarisocia genome, one window contains:
- a CDS encoding nucleotidyltransferase family protein: MYDQEPDDETAREICALIPAAGRSRRMGRPKLLLPLGDRRVIDWLLDALRTADLYDVFLLARMDDADLVEAVLDRVTMTVQPAADPPDMRTSVKYLLDEARDKLWPRPDDGWMLVPADHPVLKPELLATLCKAWQTCEADVLVPEYEGRRGHPTIFRWSLAERVAAIPPDQGLNWLLRQPDVNVQTMPTNDPLVLQDMDTPNDYDTVRRLLGFPQGPSDT, translated from the coding sequence ATGTACGATCAGGAACCGGACGACGAAACCGCGCGAGAAATCTGCGCCCTGATTCCCGCGGCGGGGCGCAGTCGCCGCATGGGACGCCCGAAACTGCTGCTTCCACTGGGGGACCGGAGGGTCATCGACTGGCTGCTGGACGCGCTGCGGACCGCCGACCTGTATGACGTGTTCCTGCTGGCCCGCATGGATGATGCGGATCTCGTCGAGGCGGTCCTGGATCGGGTAACGATGACCGTGCAGCCGGCTGCCGATCCCCCCGACATGCGGACAAGCGTCAAGTATCTGCTGGATGAGGCACGTGACAAGCTCTGGCCGCGACCGGACGACGGCTGGATGCTGGTACCCGCCGATCACCCGGTCCTGAAGCCGGAGCTTCTGGCGACGCTCTGCAAAGCGTGGCAGACCTGCGAGGCAGACGTTCTCGTCCCGGAGTACGAGGGCCGCCGCGGGCATCCGACGATCTTCCGCTGGTCTCTGGCCGAACGCGTTGCCGCGATTCCTCCGGATCAGGGCCTGAACTGGCTGCTGCGCCAGCCGGATGTGAACGTCCAGACGATGCCCACGAACGACCCGCTCGTCCTGCAGGACATGGATACGCCGAACGACTACGACACCGTCCGCCGGCTGCTCGGGTTTCCTCAGGGGCCGTCGGACACCTGA
- a CDS encoding helix-hairpin-helix domain-containing protein, which produces MVSNDPADLSLPLENETVARCFEEISTLLSEQDANPFRVRAYQQAAQTIRGLDRPLVEILEVDGLPGLIRLPHIGESLARAINELVHTGHLRILDRLRGEHEPERLFTTIPGIGRDMASRIHDLLGIETLSELEAAAYDGSLERVPGMGKKRIRAVRDAMASRLQRPRPAVPEVRSPQHGTQPSVAEILDVDAEYRARVERDSLPRVAPRRFNPTGAAWLPILHTHRDDRHYTALFSNTARAHGLGTVRDWVVIYRDDHGGGGQWTVITARFGRLKGQRVVRGREDECERL; this is translated from the coding sequence ATGGTTTCGAATGACCCGGCCGACCTGTCGCTTCCCCTCGAAAACGAAACGGTTGCCCGTTGCTTCGAGGAAATCTCGACACTGCTTTCCGAGCAGGATGCGAACCCGTTTCGCGTGCGGGCCTATCAGCAGGCAGCCCAGACGATCCGCGGTCTCGATCGCCCGCTCGTGGAGATCCTCGAAGTGGATGGCCTGCCGGGGCTGATCCGCCTGCCGCACATCGGCGAGTCACTGGCACGGGCGATTAACGAACTGGTACACACCGGGCATCTGCGAATTCTGGACCGGCTGCGAGGTGAACATGAGCCGGAGCGGCTGTTTACGACGATCCCGGGGATCGGCCGCGACATGGCCTCCCGCATTCACGACCTGCTGGGGATCGAAACGCTGAGTGAACTGGAAGCGGCGGCGTACGATGGTTCGCTCGAGCGGGTTCCCGGCATGGGAAAGAAGCGGATTCGCGCCGTTCGGGATGCGATGGCGTCCCGGCTGCAGCGTCCTCGCCCGGCCGTCCCCGAAGTCCGGTCGCCTCAGCACGGCACGCAGCCGTCTGTCGCCGAGATCCTGGATGTCGATGCCGAGTACCGCGCCCGTGTCGAACGGGATTCGCTGCCGCGTGTCGCTCCCCGCCGGTTCAATCCGACAGGTGCAGCATGGCTGCCGATCCTGCATACGCACCGTGATGACCGGCATTACACGGCGTTGTTCTCGAACACCGCGCGGGCTCACGGGTTGGGGACGGTCCGCGACTGGGTCGTCATTTACCGGGACGACCATGGCGGCGGCGGGCAATGGACGGTGATCACGGCTCGCTTCGGACGATTGAAGGGGCAACGGGTCGTGCGGGGCCGGGAGGATGAGTGCGAGCGGCTGTAA
- a CDS encoding Lon protease family protein, which translates to MTDSPGRYELSFDDVRFQIAPDQFGFEDTSQLKPLDEIIGQPRALEALDLGVGIRHQDYHIFAAGMTGTGKLDLLQQAVCERITSHTPPVDWVYLNNFEEPDRPLAISLNPGEGVKLRDAMENLVETLVNALPKAFREEDFGKEKDRLRQEYRKRGEAVFNELETLAKEHNMTVKQLPDGEILFIPLKEGRPMTQEEVQQLSPDELADLESHQEQLVETAAKVLEQQTDIQKELTSDVREVARKFARRLVEPLISAIARQFDNERLQKWFETLKNDIIEHLDRFREVEKMPPNKLQALLEGHELHEQQRFMDYQVNVVIDNSTRDRPPVIIENAPNYRNLFGTIERVVDRHGRVTTNFTRIKPGSLLRANGGYLVFDITDALGEPFVWKELKRTLKSGQVEIETYDPFSMFTVSALKPDPIPLDVKLVAAGPPLIYHLLCLYDEDFSRVFRVKADFDVEITRDSDAGQLYGQFVRKLSDTEGLLPFTADAVAELVISGARLTDDRGKISTEFTHVGDIARESDYWARRDGAEQVDSEHVRQAHEKRIFRSNLVATKIRELISDGTLIFDLDGTAIGQINGLAVANLGDYSFGRPSRVTASVGIGASGLINIERESRLSGRTYDKGLLIIDGYIRNKYAKKHPITLSASIAMEQSYGGIDGDSASVTELLCLLSAVGGIPLRQDIAVTGSINQWGEVQAIGGVNEKVEGFFDVCRETGMTGTQGVCIPHSNVKNLVLRPDVVSAIEEGQFHVWAVKTLDEAAELFTGLPAGAIDDSDTFHGKVADRLELMIDTLKKQPTSSGSHLLWTPGMPTGLPPDPRPPLPGDEGR; encoded by the coding sequence ATGACTGATTCTCCTGGCCGCTACGAACTCTCCTTCGACGACGTCCGGTTTCAGATTGCTCCCGACCAGTTCGGATTCGAGGATACCAGCCAGCTCAAGCCGCTCGACGAGATCATCGGGCAACCCCGCGCTCTCGAAGCACTCGACCTGGGCGTGGGGATCCGACACCAGGATTACCACATCTTTGCGGCCGGCATGACCGGGACCGGCAAGCTCGATCTGCTGCAACAGGCCGTTTGCGAGCGGATCACCTCTCACACGCCACCGGTCGACTGGGTTTACCTGAACAATTTCGAAGAGCCGGATCGACCTCTCGCGATTTCTCTCAACCCGGGGGAAGGCGTCAAGCTTCGCGACGCGATGGAGAACCTCGTCGAAACGCTGGTGAACGCACTCCCCAAGGCGTTTCGGGAGGAAGATTTCGGCAAGGAGAAAGACCGTTTGCGACAGGAGTATCGCAAACGGGGCGAGGCGGTGTTCAACGAGCTCGAAACGCTCGCCAAAGAACACAACATGACGGTCAAACAGTTGCCGGACGGAGAGATCCTGTTCATCCCGCTCAAGGAAGGGCGGCCGATGACGCAGGAAGAGGTTCAGCAGCTCTCTCCGGACGAACTGGCCGATCTGGAATCCCACCAGGAGCAGCTCGTCGAGACGGCCGCGAAGGTTCTCGAACAGCAGACAGACATCCAGAAGGAACTCACCTCCGACGTGCGGGAGGTCGCCCGGAAGTTTGCCCGACGCCTCGTCGAGCCGCTCATTTCTGCGATTGCCCGGCAGTTCGACAACGAACGGCTGCAGAAATGGTTCGAGACGCTCAAGAACGACATCATCGAGCATCTCGACCGGTTCCGCGAAGTCGAGAAGATGCCGCCCAACAAGTTGCAGGCCCTCCTCGAAGGGCACGAACTGCACGAGCAGCAGCGGTTCATGGACTACCAGGTCAACGTCGTCATCGATAACAGCACCCGCGATCGGCCGCCGGTCATTATCGAGAACGCCCCCAATTACCGGAATCTGTTCGGCACGATCGAGCGTGTCGTCGACCGGCACGGACGGGTGACGACGAACTTCACCCGCATTAAGCCGGGCAGCCTGTTAAGGGCGAATGGTGGCTATCTGGTATTCGACATCACCGACGCCCTTGGCGAGCCGTTCGTCTGGAAGGAACTGAAGCGGACCCTCAAGAGTGGTCAGGTCGAAATCGAGACGTATGACCCGTTCTCGATGTTCACCGTTTCCGCTCTCAAGCCCGATCCGATTCCGCTGGACGTCAAACTGGTCGCCGCCGGTCCTCCGCTCATCTATCACCTGCTCTGCCTGTACGACGAGGACTTCTCGCGGGTCTTTCGCGTCAAAGCCGATTTCGATGTCGAGATCACCCGCGATTCCGATGCGGGGCAGCTGTACGGCCAGTTCGTGCGGAAACTGTCCGACACCGAAGGTCTGCTGCCGTTTACGGCCGACGCCGTCGCCGAGCTGGTCATCAGCGGTGCCCGACTGACGGATGACCGGGGCAAGATTTCAACCGAGTTCACGCATGTGGGCGATATTGCTCGCGAATCCGACTACTGGGCCCGCCGGGACGGTGCCGAGCAGGTTGATTCCGAACACGTTCGCCAGGCACACGAGAAACGGATTTTCCGCTCGAATCTCGTTGCCACAAAGATTCGTGAACTGATCTCCGACGGAACGCTGATCTTCGATCTCGACGGGACCGCGATCGGACAGATCAACGGCCTGGCGGTCGCCAATCTGGGCGACTATTCCTTCGGGCGTCCGTCCCGGGTGACGGCGAGCGTCGGCATTGGGGCGTCCGGCCTGATCAACATCGAACGGGAAAGCCGGCTGAGCGGCCGCACCTACGACAAGGGGCTGCTCATCATCGACGGCTACATCCGCAACAAGTACGCCAAGAAACACCCGATCACCCTCTCGGCCAGCATCGCGATGGAGCAGAGTTACGGGGGCATCGACGGCGACAGCGCATCGGTGACCGAACTTCTCTGTCTGCTCAGTGCCGTGGGAGGAATTCCTCTGCGGCAGGACATCGCGGTGACCGGCTCGATCAACCAGTGGGGCGAGGTGCAGGCGATTGGCGGCGTCAACGAAAAGGTGGAAGGCTTCTTCGACGTGTGCCGCGAAACCGGCATGACCGGCACCCAGGGAGTCTGTATTCCCCACTCCAACGTCAAGAACCTGGTCCTGCGCCCCGACGTCGTCAGTGCGATCGAAGAGGGACAGTTTCACGTCTGGGCAGTCAAAACGCTCGACGAGGCGGCGGAGCTGTTCACCGGACTGCCGGCAGGAGCCATTGATGACTCCGACACCTTTCACGGGAAGGTGGCCGATCGGCTTGAACTGATGATCGACACGCTCAAGAAACAACCAACCAGTTCCGGCAGTCATTTGCTCTGGACGCCGGGGATGCCGACCGGTCTCCCGCCCGATCCCCGTCCGCCGCTGCCCGGCGACGAAGGCCGCTGA
- a CDS encoding Hsp20/alpha crystallin family protein, producing the protein MELFPWKSIRLSLLDADRQIDDAFNHFIGGMCGGQESQPLWSPELDVFESDDAYVIEADLPGVPPEQLQVEVEDDIVTICGSRASRREQKSVRGVWIERRQGSFCRRLQLDHPVDADQITITQQQGTYSIRLPKRQTNDSGAEPETAHESA; encoded by the coding sequence ATGGAACTGTTTCCCTGGAAGTCGATTCGCCTGAGCCTGCTCGATGCAGACCGGCAGATCGACGACGCGTTCAATCACTTTATTGGCGGGATGTGTGGTGGGCAGGAATCACAGCCACTGTGGTCGCCGGAGCTCGACGTTTTCGAGTCGGACGATGCCTATGTCATCGAGGCCGATCTGCCCGGCGTTCCGCCGGAACAACTGCAAGTGGAGGTCGAAGACGACATCGTGACCATCTGCGGATCGCGGGCGTCACGCCGGGAGCAGAAGTCGGTACGGGGGGTCTGGATCGAACGACGGCAGGGGAGCTTCTGTCGTCGGCTGCAGCTGGATCATCCGGTCGACGCCGACCAGATCACCATCACGCAGCAACAGGGAACCTACAGCATCCGACTTCCCAAACGACAGACGAACGATTCCGGCGCGGAACCGGAAACAGCACACGAATCAGCCTGA